The sequence CGCGTCCTGGAGCGGCCGGGGACCGGACAGGCCGAGGTCAGGTGGCACGGGATCGGCAAACGCGTGGTCCGCGGGGTGCAGACGGCCCATCTCAGGCTCTTTCCGTCAGAGGTGACAACGAACGCCTCGTCATCGGCTGTGTCACGTACCCCGCCCGGCCCTCGGCCGTCGAGGCCGCCGCACGGCGGTCCGCGCGGCGCGAGGTCGCCTCTCGGCGAACCGGAGCACGCACACGACGTACGGATGACCACTTTCCACCGCTTTGACGACAAAACACTACGATCATCGCGTGGGCCGGTGTCCCGGGCCAGCCGGCCTACACCCTGGCGGGGAAAGCCCCGTGCGCGACCGCGACGCCGCCCGGGCCTCGGCGTGTCAGGCCGATCAGCGCGGCGGGCTCGTCGTCGCGAACGCCCGGGGCATCCGGGCCGCGCCTGTGGAGGCGGTGATCGCGGCGGGAATCGGTGCCGCCCTGTGCCTCTGGTCTGCGGTGCTCGGTACGCCTCGCCGGAACCACCGCCGTACGGTCCCCCGCGGGCGCGTCGTCACTTCCCCCGGCGGCGGAAGAGGTAGCCGCCGCAGCCGAGCCCGATGAGGAACATGGCCGCCAGTGCGGCCCACAGGGGCATCGTCACCTCGGGGATCAGTACGCGGATGGTGACGTCCCTCGTGTTCACGCAGATGAACACGATGACGAGCACGACCACCACACCGATGGCGATGCGCCCCGGAGTCAGCCACCCCTGGGCCCGCCCGCTGCCGCTCGATACGTCCTTGGGGCTCATGGTCCGGCCCTTTCGCTCGTTCCTCGCCCGTCCGGCCCGCCGTCGTGCACGCGACCGCCCCCCGGGGTCCCAGCATGGGCGGATGCCGGGTCCGGGGGGCGGTGCTGCTGAGCCGTTCGGGTGAACGGGGGGTGCGGACGTCAGCCGGCCGGGACCACCGGGAGCTCCAGTACGCCGGTGTCCTCGGGGGCGTGGACGACGGTGACGGGCTTGATGCCCCGGTTGCCGAAGTACGCGGTGTCGCTGGCGGCGATCACGAACTCCAGGCGGTGCCCCTTCTCGTACCGGTGGACGATGCCGGGCAGTTCGACCATGAAGGGCCGGGTGACATCGGGCACCCGGACCGGTGAGACGAGCCGGTTCACGAGCGTGCGGCGGCCGTCGGGGGCGATGTCGTAGATCTTGGCGAACAGGACGAGCTTGTCGGACGCGTCACCGCTGTGCTGGACCCGCTCTGCCTGGGGCGAGTCGACCTTGAGGGTGGCCCTCGGTGCGCCGACCACGTCGAGGGGTTCGGTGAGGGGTTCGCCGCGCCAGGCGAGGTACGTGCCCTTCGTGTCGTACGGCTTCGGGTCGGGCAGTCCGATCAGCGGGGCGATGGAGCTCTCCGAGTGGCTGGTGGGCACGAGCCAGTTCGTGTAGTGGCGGCTGCCGCGCGCGACCTTGGAGCGGTTGTCGACGAGCTTTCCGTCGCCGGAGAGGTAGAGGGACTGCGAGAGGGCGGGAACGTCGGCCGCGGTGCCGTAGCCGCTGCGCCAGTCGCGGTAGTAGGAGAGGGCGGGGCCGGTGTCGGCGCCCGTGTTCTTGCGCAGGTAGCGGTCGAACCAGGCCAGCACCCGCTGCCCGACGTGACTGGTCTCCAGATTGCCCCGGCTCAGGTCGAGTTCACCGGGGACCTGGCCGCCGCTGTGCCCCCAGGCCTGCCAGATCATCTTGGTCTCGGTGCCCTGCGCCCTGAGCGTCCGGTAGGTGGCGGTGGCCTCGTTGAGGTTGAACAGGCTGTCGGCCTGCCCCTGGACGATGAGGGTGGGAGCCTTGACCCGGTCGAGATAGGAGACGGGCGAGACGCTGCGCGCGTACGTGAGCATCTCCTTCGTCCTGTCCGCCGGGTAGCGGCCGGAGTTGAGCAGCCGGATGGTCTCGCAGGCACGGGTGGCGAAGTGCAGGCAGTCCAGCCGGTTGATCCGGGAGGGGTCCAGGCTCGGGTTGAGGAGCGGCTGCCCTTCGCCGATCAGAAAGAAGCCGTTGGCCCACTGCCACTTGAAGACGCCGGGGATGTCGGAGGTCACGCCGGCCGTCGCCCCGGTGTTGTTGGGGGCGAGTGCGTAGGCGAGGTCGTTCCAGGTGATCAGGGGGACGATGGCGTCGACGCGGGGGTCGACGGCGGCGGTCGCGAGCTGGATCGCGCCGCCGTAGGAGCCGCCGATCATGCCGACGCGCGGGTCGCCCTCGGCGTCCCGGAGGACGAAGTCCGCCTTGGTCCCGTCGTCGGCGGTGCGAACTCCCCCGAGGAAGTCCAGGAGTTCGCTCGCGGCCTGTCCGTCGACCGCGGGGTCGTCGAGGGTGATCAGGCAGCCGGACTCGCCGAAGCCGAGGCCGGAGTAGACGAGCCCGGCGTAGCCGCGCTCGGCGAGGGCTCTGCCGATGGCGTCGGTGGAGCCGTCGGACTTGCTGCCGCCGAAGCCGTTGGTGGCGAGGACCGCGGGGGCCGGGTTCCCGGCGTCGGCCCCGGCGGGCCGGTAGAGATCGGCGTCCACCGCGCAGGTGCGGTCGCCCGCCTCGACGGTGAACGTCAGCGGGGTGACGGTGTAGGGGGCGGCGTCGGCCCGGGCCGGACCGGCGAGGAGGAGAGGGGCGACCAGCGCCGCCCCGGCGACCGCGACGAGCGGGCCGCGCACTCTGGAAACAGCACCTGACACGAAGACCTCCACACCGAGGGCACCTTACCGACCGGTAAGTACCGGGTCGCGCTCATGCTGTGACACAGGTCATATCCGTGTCAACGCGTCGCACAGCGGTTCTTGACGGATGTTCACATCCGTGGGGCGTGAACACACACGCCCCACGCCCGAGCACCGAAGGCGGTGCGGGCGCGGGCGGCGGAAGAGGCCGAGGAGGCTCAGAGCAGCGCCGGGACCTCGACGGTGAGCGTGCAACGCC is a genomic window of Streptomyces sp. YPW6 containing:
- a CDS encoding LapA family protein, with amino-acid sequence MSPKDVSSGSGRAQGWLTPGRIAIGVVVVLVIVFICVNTRDVTIRVLIPEVTMPLWAALAAMFLIGLGCGGYLFRRRGK
- a CDS encoding CocE/NonD family hydrolase; its protein translation is MRGPLVAVAGAALVAPLLLAGPARADAAPYTVTPLTFTVEAGDRTCAVDADLYRPAGADAGNPAPAVLATNGFGGSKSDGSTDAIGRALAERGYAGLVYSGLGFGESGCLITLDDPAVDGQAASELLDFLGGVRTADDGTKADFVLRDAEGDPRVGMIGGSYGGAIQLATAAVDPRVDAIVPLITWNDLAYALAPNNTGATAGVTSDIPGVFKWQWANGFFLIGEGQPLLNPSLDPSRINRLDCLHFATRACETIRLLNSGRYPADRTKEMLTYARSVSPVSYLDRVKAPTLIVQGQADSLFNLNEATATYRTLRAQGTETKMIWQAWGHSGGQVPGELDLSRGNLETSHVGQRVLAWFDRYLRKNTGADTGPALSYYRDWRSGYGTAADVPALSQSLYLSGDGKLVDNRSKVARGSRHYTNWLVPTSHSESSIAPLIGLPDPKPYDTKGTYLAWRGEPLTEPLDVVGAPRATLKVDSPQAERVQHSGDASDKLVLFAKIYDIAPDGRRTLVNRLVSPVRVPDVTRPFMVELPGIVHRYEKGHRLEFVIAASDTAYFGNRGIKPVTVVHAPEDTGVLELPVVPAG